A section of the Cuniculiplasma divulgatum genome encodes:
- a CDS encoding plasma-membrane proton-efflux P-type ATPase — protein MRKLPDSFDSISAAESLKVLKSTEAGLTTNDAIERRKTYGRNIIEEKKESGVMKLLRKFWAPVPWMLEITAVFTYLIGKQLDTYIIVALLIFNSIISYFQESKADDAVEMLTERVNVSARAVRDGKWNLIPAAELVPGDIVHVRMGDIVPADIKIISGEVLSDQSALTGESEPVRKGKDGRIYSGTVAKGGEATGVVVATGSNTFYGKTTELVNRAKAGSHLESLILSIVKYLAAIDAALVIALIAFAILYGVSILEALPFSLVVLIASIPVALPATFTIATAYGAVDLSRKGALVTRLSAVEDAASMDSICFDKTGTLTQNRISVVDPIAMGCNSSDLIRYAMLASDEASLDSIDMAILAYGKANGIDTGPVTRVKFTPFSPALKRTEATFQINGTTATVTKGAPQVIAQLCHNNDPEEVMSKVRDLSLKGYRSLGVALMNGDERKFCGIIPLHDPPRPDSAKLVGQLEDLGVKARMVTGDSTPIAMEIAREVGIGERICRMADIKAGTVNIDDCDSFAEVFPEDKFTIVTMLQKEGHISGMTGDGVNDAPALKQAEVGIAVASATDVAKASASIVLTHEGISDIVSAVEDGRKIFQRMLTYTLNKIIKTIQVALFLTTSFFIYRFFVTTPFDVILLLFANDFVTMSIATDNVSYSRNPEKWNVRSLVGSSMSLAILILVESFAILEIGLLLGLNVSQIHTFIFDMLVFSGQFTVYMVRSRRRFWDSRPSRWLLTASAADIVAISLISWLGILVTPIPLMNVLLVLLLTFVAMALIDLGKNVIFRHFSI, from the coding sequence ATGAGAAAGTTGCCTGACAGTTTTGACAGCATCTCCGCTGCTGAAAGCCTTAAAGTTCTCAAGTCAACTGAGGCAGGTTTAACCACAAATGATGCCATTGAACGCCGGAAAACCTACGGCCGAAACATAATCGAGGAAAAAAAGGAGAGCGGCGTCATGAAGCTGCTCCGTAAATTCTGGGCTCCCGTTCCATGGATGCTGGAAATTACGGCAGTTTTCACTTATCTTATAGGAAAGCAGCTTGATACCTATATAATAGTCGCGTTGCTCATATTCAACAGCATCATAAGCTATTTCCAGGAATCGAAGGCAGACGATGCTGTGGAGATGCTAACTGAAAGAGTTAACGTCTCAGCCAGAGCAGTGAGGGACGGAAAATGGAACCTCATTCCCGCAGCAGAGCTGGTTCCCGGTGACATAGTGCATGTAAGAATGGGTGACATAGTTCCTGCTGATATCAAGATAATCTCCGGGGAAGTTCTTTCAGACCAGTCTGCCCTTACAGGTGAATCTGAGCCAGTACGAAAAGGGAAGGATGGAAGAATATATTCCGGGACAGTTGCCAAGGGTGGGGAGGCAACAGGCGTCGTGGTGGCGACTGGAAGCAACACATTCTATGGAAAAACAACTGAACTTGTTAACAGGGCAAAGGCCGGTTCACATCTTGAGTCACTGATACTTTCAATAGTGAAATACCTGGCAGCAATAGATGCTGCTCTTGTCATAGCCCTTATAGCTTTCGCCATTTTATATGGTGTATCGATCCTGGAGGCTCTGCCCTTCTCACTTGTCGTTCTGATTGCGTCCATTCCTGTTGCCCTGCCTGCAACCTTCACCATTGCAACAGCATACGGCGCAGTTGATCTTTCCAGGAAGGGTGCCCTGGTTACAAGACTGAGCGCAGTGGAGGATGCCGCATCCATGGATTCCATATGCTTTGACAAGACCGGCACCCTGACACAGAACAGGATTTCCGTTGTGGATCCCATTGCCATGGGATGCAATTCCAGCGACCTTATCAGGTATGCAATGCTCGCGTCTGACGAGGCCAGTCTGGATTCCATAGACATGGCAATACTGGCCTATGGAAAGGCAAACGGAATAGATACAGGACCGGTAACCAGAGTAAAGTTCACCCCTTTCAGCCCGGCCCTGAAACGCACTGAAGCCACTTTCCAGATCAATGGAACCACAGCAACCGTGACAAAGGGCGCCCCACAGGTGATTGCACAGCTGTGTCACAATAATGATCCTGAAGAGGTCATGTCAAAGGTCAGGGATCTGTCACTGAAGGGTTACAGGTCGCTTGGTGTTGCCCTCATGAATGGTGATGAACGGAAGTTCTGCGGCATAATACCGCTACATGATCCACCAAGGCCAGATTCTGCCAAACTTGTTGGGCAACTCGAGGATCTTGGAGTGAAAGCCAGAATGGTGACAGGAGATTCGACGCCAATTGCCATGGAAATAGCCAGGGAGGTGGGAATAGGAGAGAGAATATGCAGAATGGCTGATATTAAGGCCGGGACCGTGAATATCGATGACTGCGATTCCTTTGCTGAAGTCTTCCCTGAAGATAAGTTCACCATAGTGACCATGCTGCAGAAGGAGGGGCATATTTCAGGCATGACCGGCGATGGCGTTAACGATGCACCGGCCCTTAAACAGGCGGAAGTGGGAATAGCCGTTGCGTCCGCCACGGATGTGGCCAAAGCCTCCGCCAGTATTGTCCTGACTCACGAGGGGATTTCAGACATTGTAAGTGCTGTGGAGGATGGCAGGAAGATTTTTCAGAGGATGCTGACATACACCCTCAACAAGATAATAAAAACAATCCAGGTGGCGCTGTTCCTCACAACATCATTCTTTATCTACCGCTTCTTTGTTACAACTCCATTTGATGTCATACTGCTGCTCTTCGCAAATGACTTTGTCACCATGTCAATAGCCACGGACAACGTGAGCTATTCCAGAAATCCTGAGAAGTGGAATGTCAGATCACTGGTGGGATCGTCCATGAGCCTTGCCATACTCATACTTGTGGAATCATTTGCCATACTGGAAATCGGACTCTTGCTTGGATTGAACGTGAGCCAGATACATACATTCATATTTGACATGCTGGTATTTTCCGGACAGTTTACTGTATACATGGTGAGGTCCAGAAGGAGATTCTGGGATTCAAGACCAAGCAGGTGGCTGTTGACTGCATCCGCAGCAGACATAGTGGCAATATCCCTTATTTCATGGCTTGGCATACTTGTCACGCCAATACCTCTGATGAATGTGCTCCTTGTGCTGCTCCTGACCTTTGTGGCCATGGCCCTTATTGACCTGGGAAAGAATGTAATTTTCCGTCACTTCAGCATATGA
- a CDS encoding universal stress protein, with product MDMKQKIKSIICAVDFSEESMKAVEFAASLVGQNSEATLYLLNVVKPVYAPIGDSAGAAEILMEQNDAIVKESKERIEEIAKTLRNNGLDKVHGIVRTGEPVSSILNTIKEFKGDLIVMGNRKHGFRKGILFGSVSERVSADSPVSVLIVR from the coding sequence ATGGATATGAAGCAAAAAATAAAGAGTATAATATGCGCAGTTGATTTTTCTGAGGAATCCATGAAGGCAGTTGAATTTGCAGCGTCTCTGGTGGGTCAGAACAGTGAGGCGACGCTATATCTGCTCAATGTTGTCAAGCCAGTGTACGCTCCAATTGGTGATTCTGCTGGAGCAGCGGAAATACTGATGGAACAGAATGATGCAATTGTCAAGGAATCAAAGGAGAGAATTGAGGAGATCGCAAAGACCCTCAGGAACAACGGTCTGGATAAGGTTCATGGTATAGTGAGAACCGGTGAGCCTGTTTCATCAATACTCAATACAATAAAGGAGTTCAAAGGGGACCTCATAGTCATGGGAAACAGGAAGCACGGATTCCGCAAGGGCATACTGTTTGGATCAGTGTCTGAACGGGTTTCTGCTGACTCTCCAGTTTCGGTACTCATAGTGAGATAA
- a CDS encoding TIGR04190 family B12-binding domain/radical SAM domain protein, with protein MNTDIAFIHAPSIYDFRKRNLKEGPIGDVVPSTPVFEMYPVGFISMLNYAISQGFNGRISNLAVLMLSDDRFDAEKYIKNIDAAIYGIDLHWLPHVHGAFNIARIVKKLHPDRKVLLGGFSSSYFAEDIMQSNEAVDFILAGDFVEKQLISLLDAVEKGSSLENVPNLLYRDGGKIRRNPPLKDDDPTAEVFINYKILVRNSIKYHDIRGHLPYYAWIKNPVAMTLIQRGCQYNCGFCGGSNFAYKNRYFSTSPVKRSPERIAEELESVKETINSPVFIAGDINQAGEKYYRELFSEFSSRGLDMPLLTEYFVPPGREYFQYLSTKIKDFSCEISPDSSDMKIRNATGRFYSNEELEKSIALAREYGSKKFDVYFSIGLPNQTLVDVMKDASYSEHLSSDYGNAEMPVYGFISPLAPFLDPGSLFYEMPEKYGFTIFARKIMDYYNLLDRGKSWDDFLNYETKWMSKAEMVKATYLSGIKMVEVGSRLGYIEYSEKNRIINNIMSYINGEDYTPHEDKSHHLTYLVKEIDWSRKHGITGVSSLVFIYSIYERMRRAVYGM; from the coding sequence ATGAATACCGACATTGCCTTTATTCATGCCCCCAGCATCTATGATTTCAGGAAACGCAACCTCAAGGAGGGGCCCATAGGCGATGTGGTGCCATCCACTCCCGTTTTTGAAATGTACCCTGTAGGTTTCATAAGCATGCTGAATTATGCAATATCTCAGGGCTTCAACGGAAGGATTTCCAATCTTGCGGTTCTGATGCTCTCTGATGACAGGTTCGACGCGGAGAAGTACATCAAGAATATTGATGCTGCAATCTATGGGATTGATCTGCACTGGCTTCCTCACGTGCATGGCGCCTTCAATATAGCAAGGATTGTCAAGAAACTGCATCCCGACAGGAAGGTTCTTCTGGGCGGATTCTCCTCATCGTATTTCGCAGAGGACATAATGCAGAGCAATGAGGCAGTTGATTTCATACTGGCTGGAGATTTTGTTGAGAAGCAGCTCATAAGCCTCCTGGATGCGGTTGAGAAAGGTTCCAGCCTTGAAAACGTTCCGAACCTGCTTTACAGGGACGGAGGAAAAATAAGGAGAAACCCTCCATTGAAGGACGATGATCCCACTGCTGAGGTTTTCATAAATTATAAAATTCTTGTCAGGAACTCCATCAAATACCATGATATCCGGGGGCATCTGCCATATTATGCATGGATAAAGAACCCTGTGGCAATGACTCTGATTCAGAGGGGATGCCAGTATAACTGCGGATTCTGCGGTGGATCAAATTTCGCATACAAGAACAGATACTTTTCCACCTCTCCGGTGAAAAGGTCTCCTGAAAGGATTGCAGAAGAACTGGAATCGGTGAAGGAGACCATAAACTCGCCTGTTTTCATAGCAGGAGATATAAACCAGGCCGGTGAAAAATACTACAGGGAGCTTTTCTCGGAATTCAGTTCAAGAGGACTGGACATGCCTCTGCTCACCGAATATTTTGTTCCACCGGGAAGGGAATATTTCCAGTATCTTTCCACTAAAATCAAAGACTTCTCCTGCGAGATATCTCCTGATTCTTCAGACATGAAAATTAGAAATGCCACTGGAAGATTTTACTCCAATGAGGAACTGGAGAAATCAATAGCTCTTGCCAGGGAGTACGGCTCCAAGAAGTTTGATGTCTACTTTTCCATAGGCCTGCCAAACCAGACCCTGGTGGACGTAATGAAGGATGCATCATATTCCGAACACCTCTCCAGTGATTACGGCAATGCAGAAATGCCAGTATATGGTTTTATTTCTCCACTGGCTCCATTCCTTGATCCAGGATCACTGTTTTACGAAATGCCTGAAAAATACGGGTTTACCATATTTGCCAGAAAAATCATGGATTACTACAACCTTCTGGACAGGGGAAAGTCATGGGACGATTTCCTGAACTATGAAACAAAGTGGATGTCGAAGGCAGAAATGGTCAAGGCCACATACCTTTCCGGCATAAAAATGGTGGAGGTCGGGAGCAGGCTCGGGTATATCGAATACAGTGAGAAGAACAGAATAATAAACAATATAATGAGTTACATTAACGGCGAGGATTACACGCCTCACGAGGACAAAAGCCACCACCTTACATACCTGGTCAAGGAGATAGACTGGTCCCGGAAACATGGCATTACCGGGGTATCATCGTTGGTGTTCATCTACTCAATCTACGAAAGAATGAGAAGGGCAGTGTACGGGATGTGA
- a CDS encoding glycerophosphodiester phosphodiesterase, with protein MSDGQKNFLIIGHRGLPGSAPENTLKSFRMALSSGADGVELDVQLSKDGVPVVFHDFTIGRMCGQDTPISAMNFGEIRNLKVAGSEPIPTLKEALESLSGKAVFVELKISATRDVSYRRNVCGRIREVIVSSKMKENVIITSFDHDGLRLYRELDRRQQIGIIYDRESMAFYVERGMDPESIIDSYSILIPDYTYHAADDIRLLSEHGKKIFPWTVNDPGIAKVMKEAGCYGIITDFADRMLLLQD; from the coding sequence TGCCCGGTTCTGCACCGGAAAACACACTGAAGTCATTCAGGATGGCACTCTCATCAGGAGCTGATGGAGTGGAACTGGATGTCCAGCTTTCAAAGGATGGCGTACCGGTGGTGTTTCACGATTTCACCATAGGGAGGATGTGCGGTCAGGATACTCCAATATCTGCAATGAACTTTGGTGAAATAAGAAACCTGAAGGTTGCAGGTTCCGAACCCATCCCAACCCTCAAGGAAGCCCTTGAATCCCTTTCCGGAAAGGCTGTTTTCGTGGAATTGAAAATCTCAGCCACAAGGGATGTTTCCTACAGGAGAAATGTGTGCGGAAGGATCAGGGAAGTTATTGTATCGTCCAAGATGAAGGAGAATGTCATAATAACATCATTTGATCATGATGGTCTGCGCCTGTACCGTGAACTTGACAGGCGTCAGCAGATCGGGATCATTTATGACAGGGAATCAATGGCATTCTATGTTGAACGAGGAATGGATCCAGAATCAATAATAGATTCATACAGCATACTTATTCCTGATTATACATACCACGCTGCGGATGATATCAGACTCCTTTCCGAGCATGGTAAGAAAATCTTTCCATGGACTGTAAACGATCCTGGAATTGCGAAGGTCATGAAGGAAGCAGGGTGTTACGGCATCATAACAGATTTTGCTGACAGGATGCTGCTCCTTCAGGACTAA